A stretch of Microbacterium sp. LWH3-1.2 DNA encodes these proteins:
- a CDS encoding amino acid ABC transporter ATP-binding protein yields the protein MTTVTDAPTTGLVEIHNVHKSYGGVEVLRGIDLTVEPGEVVAILGPSGSGKSTLLRTINHLESVDRGSVTVDGQLIGYELRGDKLYELREREVLERRTQIGIVFQNFNLFPHLTALENVTEAPVALGRLSKDDARELALGLLDRVGLADKAEHYPRQLSGGQQQRVAIARALALKPKVILFDEPTSALDPELVGEVLDVIRDLAQLGTTLVIVTHEVGFAREVADRVVFLDGGRVIEQGPPAEVLVTPEHPRVQDFLAKVLA from the coding sequence ATGACAACCGTCACGGATGCCCCCACGACGGGCCTCGTCGAGATCCACAACGTCCACAAGAGCTACGGCGGAGTCGAGGTGCTGCGCGGCATCGACCTGACTGTCGAGCCGGGCGAGGTCGTGGCGATCCTCGGGCCGAGCGGCTCGGGCAAGTCGACCCTGCTGCGCACGATCAACCACCTCGAGAGCGTCGACCGCGGCTCGGTCACGGTCGACGGCCAGCTGATCGGCTACGAGCTGCGCGGCGACAAGCTCTACGAGCTGCGCGAGCGTGAGGTGCTGGAGCGGCGAACGCAGATCGGCATCGTCTTCCAGAACTTCAATCTCTTCCCGCACCTGACCGCGCTCGAGAACGTCACCGAGGCGCCGGTCGCGCTCGGCCGACTCTCCAAGGACGACGCCCGAGAGCTCGCCCTCGGCCTTCTCGACCGCGTCGGGCTGGCCGACAAGGCCGAGCACTACCCCCGGCAGCTGTCGGGCGGACAGCAGCAGCGCGTCGCGATCGCGCGCGCCCTCGCCCTCAAGCCCAAGGTGATCCTCTTCGACGAGCCGACCAGCGCGCTCGACCCGGAGCTCGTGGGCGAGGTCCTCGACGTCATCCGGGACCTCGCGCAGCTCGGCACGACCCTCGTCATCGTCACCCACGAGGTCGGATTCGCCCGCGAGGTCGCCGACCGGGTCGTCTTCCTCGACGGCGGCCGCGTCATCGAGCAGGGCCCGCCCGCCGAGGTCCTCGTCACACCGGAGCACCCCCGCGTCCAGGACTTCCTCGCGAAGGTCCTGGCCTGA
- a CDS encoding amino acid ABC transporter permease: MTDTLPRQAGAADAAEAAPSSAGSSRVDLGDLRVVHTRHWFRWSIGVVVLFVVAQFAWSLVTNENYEWDVFAHYFLSEPVLQGVGITLALTVISATIGFFLGTLLALARLAKSPLLNSAAWLFIWFFRSVPLVVQIIVWYNLGYLYPTLGLGTPFTTDFWIVEFPTVQLISAFAAAILGLSLNQAAYSAEIIRGGLLSVDQGQLEAAAALGIPPRRRLTRIILPQAMRSIVPNATNEVIGLVKGASVVFVIAIPEVFYAVQVIYNRNSRVIPLLLVAVVWYTIITTILSIAQYYIERHYARGTVRVLPPTPVQRARHWIAVQWARLGDSDASPPPLEGTDAAPLTTAASQGSSNDAKFGGR, translated from the coding sequence ATGACCGACACACTTCCGCGCCAGGCAGGCGCCGCAGACGCCGCCGAGGCCGCGCCGTCGTCGGCGGGCTCGTCGCGCGTCGACCTCGGCGATCTCCGCGTGGTCCACACTCGGCACTGGTTCCGCTGGTCGATCGGCGTCGTGGTGCTGTTCGTCGTCGCCCAGTTCGCGTGGTCGCTGGTGACGAACGAGAACTACGAGTGGGACGTCTTCGCCCACTACTTCCTCTCGGAGCCCGTGCTCCAGGGCGTCGGCATCACGCTGGCGCTCACCGTGATCTCGGCGACCATCGGCTTCTTCCTCGGCACCCTCCTCGCCCTCGCCCGCCTCGCCAAGTCTCCGCTGCTCAACTCGGCGGCCTGGCTGTTCATCTGGTTCTTCCGCTCGGTGCCCCTCGTCGTGCAGATCATCGTCTGGTACAACCTCGGGTACCTGTATCCGACCCTCGGCCTCGGCACCCCGTTCACGACCGACTTCTGGATCGTCGAGTTCCCCACCGTGCAGCTGATCAGCGCTTTCGCCGCGGCGATCCTCGGACTCAGCCTCAACCAGGCGGCGTACTCGGCGGAGATCATCCGCGGCGGCCTGCTGTCGGTCGACCAGGGCCAGCTTGAGGCGGCCGCGGCACTCGGCATCCCTCCGCGCCGCCGGCTGACCCGCATCATCCTGCCGCAGGCGATGCGGTCCATCGTGCCGAACGCCACCAACGAGGTGATCGGCCTCGTCAAGGGCGCGTCGGTCGTGTTCGTGATCGCGATCCCCGAGGTGTTCTACGCCGTGCAGGTCATCTACAACCGCAACAGCCGCGTGATCCCGCTGCTCCTGGTCGCCGTGGTGTGGTACACGATCATCACCACGATCCTGAGCATCGCGCAGTACTACATCGAGCGGCACTACGCCCGCGGCACCGTGCGCGTGCTGCCCCCGACACCCGTCCAGCGTGCGCGCCACTGGATCGCCGTGCAGTGGGCACGTCTCGGCGACAGCGACGCCTCACCACCTCCTCTGGAGGGGACGGATGCTGCGCCCCTGACCACTGCGGCATCGCAGGGTTCGAGCAACGACGCGAAGTTCGGAGGGCGCTGA